The Cellulosimicrobium sp. ES-005 genome segment CGACCTCGCGCGCGACCCGGTCGCGGCGCTCGCGGCCCCGCACGGCGAGGCCGCGGGCGCGCGGGTCGTGGCGGCGAGCGCCTGACGGCGCCCCGCGCCGGGCCTACTCCCGCCCGGTCGGGGCCGTCCTGACGATCCGGTAGCGCAGCGCGGTGCGCGCCCCGACCTCCTCGACGCGCACCTTCTCCAGCACCGCCGGCGCGTCGCCGTCGAACAGGCGCACGCCGCCCCCGAGCAGGACCGGCATGACCTCGACCGCGAGCTCGTCGACGAGCCCCGCGGCCAGGAGCTGGTGGAACAGGTCCGCGCCCCCGATGAACGTCACGTCGCGCTCGCCCGCGGCGTCGCGGGCCTGCCGGACCGCCGACTCGACGCCGTCCGTGACGAACGTGACCCACAGCCGCTCGTTGCGCTGGGGGGCGACGGCCGGGGGCGTGTGCGTGACGACGAAGATCGGCACCTGGAACTCGTAGCCGTCCGCGTAG includes the following:
- a CDS encoding dihydrofolate reductase family protein; translation: MATVVAGAAVSLDGYVQDADGSIEALYSDFEELRRSAYLRALQERTGAVLMGRRTYDMAPDPDGYADGYEFQVPIFVVTHTPPAVAPQRNERLWVTFVTDGVESAVRQARDAAGERDVTFIGGADLFHQLLAAGLVDELAVEVMPVLLGGGVRLFDGDAPAVLEKVRVEEVGARTALRYRIVRTAPTGRE